Proteins encoded together in one Candidatus Kaiserbacteria bacterium window:
- a CDS encoding YvcK family protein: METTKNSRQPRIVTIGGGTGSFVLLSGLKEFPIHISAIVSMADDGGSTGVLRDDLGVLPPGDVRQCLAALARATPEVRELFSYRFLHGDIKGHNAGNLFLSALEKITGSFPKAVAVAGKILNVYGRVLPVTEGDMRLLVELNNGVVLEGESYLDDDERVREHGVREISLAYPVTASAEALEAITKADLVVIGPGDVHGSIIPNLLVEGISQSLRDTSAHIAVVANVTNKKGLTGGFSAHTYATTVEKHLRGRSIDVLVCNTAEPSEELARRYEEQEGKGMFVSCDTHKNTTRIIGEDFLNEKTTEGGTGDALAHTRSFIRHDSRKLADVIMRYIKEYV; encoded by the coding sequence ATGGAAACAACAAAAAATAGCCGACAGCCACGCATAGTAACTATCGGAGGAGGAACGGGCAGCTTCGTACTTTTGTCTGGTCTTAAGGAATTTCCTATACACATATCAGCGATTGTTAGCATGGCTGATGACGGGGGTTCGACCGGAGTGCTGCGCGATGATTTAGGAGTGTTGCCGCCAGGTGATGTGCGGCAATGCCTTGCCGCGCTTGCTCGAGCAACTCCTGAAGTGCGAGAGCTATTTAGCTATCGATTTTTGCATGGTGATATAAAAGGACACAACGCCGGTAATTTATTTCTTTCTGCACTTGAAAAGATAACAGGTAGTTTTCCAAAAGCAGTTGCAGTTGCAGGAAAGATTCTCAATGTATATGGACGGGTACTGCCAGTTACGGAGGGAGACATGCGCTTACTGGTAGAATTGAATAATGGTGTCGTTCTTGAAGGGGAGAGTTATCTTGATGATGATGAGCGCGTGCGCGAACATGGCGTAAGAGAGATTTCGCTCGCGTACCCAGTTACTGCTTCAGCTGAAGCACTTGAAGCAATTACAAAAGCAGACCTCGTAGTGATTGGTCCGGGTGATGTGCACGGGAGCATTATTCCCAACCTACTTGTAGAAGGTATCTCACAATCATTACGCGACACATCAGCACATATCGCAGTTGTAGCAAACGTTACCAACAAAAAAGGGCTCACCGGTGGATTTAGTGCACATACCTACGCAACAACAGTTGAAAAACACTTACGTGGGAGAAGTATCGATGTGCTTGTATGTAATACTGCAGAACCGAGCGAAGAGTTGGCACGGCGATATGAAGAACAAGAAGGAAAGGGGATGTTTGTATCATGTGATACTCACAAAAACACCACACGTATTATTGGAGAGGATTTCCTCAATGAAAAAACAACAGAAGGTGGCACGGGCGATGCTCTTGCACACACACGCTCATTCATTCGTCATGATAGTCGTAAGCTTGCAGATGTTATCATGAGGTATATTAAAGAATATGTATAA
- a CDS encoding prepilin-type N-terminal cleavage/methylation domain-containing protein: MKRGFTIIELLVVMAIIGMLASIMFVTFSTLQAKSRDTRRVEDVRELQKALGMYYIEGNQFPISASAVNITGSDPVSTTLINNGVISGISGDPVSPTYDYTYQTSGPGNYTITFCLETDSIQKYVQGCTNTVSN; encoded by the coding sequence ATGAAACGTGGTTTTACGATTATTGAGCTGCTTGTAGTCATGGCAATTATTGGCATGCTTGCATCAATAATGTTTGTTACATTCTCAACACTCCAGGCAAAATCACGTGACACTCGTAGAGTAGAAGACGTTCGAGAATTACAAAAAGCGCTTGGGATGTATTATATTGAAGGCAACCAATTCCCTATTTCTGCCTCGGCAGTAAACATTACAGGTTCTGATCCTGTGTCAACGACACTTATAAATAATGGGGTGATTTCAGGAATTAGTGGCGATCCCGTAAGCCCAACGTACGATTATACTTACCAAACATCTGGTCCAGGTAACTACACTATTACCTTCTGTCTCGAAACTGATTCAATACAAAAATATGTTCAAGGATGTACCAACACAGTTTCTAATTAG
- the rpsT gene encoding 30S ribosomal protein S20, with protein sequence MATSKSGKKSVIQAEARRVFNVRRLRAMKEAMKEIATLVGKKEKKTAEELLPKAYKAIDKAAKRGIIKKNNASRKKAKIARDVANVA encoded by the coding sequence ATGGCAACATCGAAATCAGGAAAGAAGTCAGTTATACAAGCGGAAGCCCGTCGTGTTTTCAACGTACGTCGTCTTCGCGCTATGAAAGAGGCAATGAAAGAAATTGCTACTCTTGTTGGTAAAAAAGAAAAAAAGACCGCCGAGGAGCTTCTTCCAAAGGCATACAAAGCAATTGATAAGGCAGCAAAACGCGGAATTATAAAGAAAAACAACGCATCACGAAAGAAAGCTAAGATTGCTCGTGATGTTGCAAACGTAGCATAA
- the ruvA gene encoding Holliday junction branch migration protein RuvA, whose translation MIIQLRGTVVGKDPEYIILDVSGVGYKVFVTPETLAHTPEDKEAAVWTHLAVRETSLDIYGFLKREDMLFFELLIGISGVGPKSALSILSLADVTTLTSAISQGDTSYLTKVSGIGAKSAQKIVLELSDKVGALSENPSLKEDADAIDALTAMGYSVSEARTALKAVPKDVEGANARLKQALKALAQ comes from the coding sequence ATGATTATACAGTTACGCGGCACAGTAGTGGGAAAAGACCCTGAATACATAATTCTCGACGTAAGTGGCGTTGGCTATAAAGTATTTGTTACTCCAGAAACATTAGCTCATACTCCAGAGGATAAAGAAGCAGCAGTATGGACACATCTAGCTGTTCGAGAGACATCACTTGATATTTATGGATTCCTTAAACGAGAAGACATGCTTTTCTTTGAACTCCTCATCGGAATTTCAGGTGTTGGTCCAAAGTCTGCCCTATCCATACTTAGTCTTGCTGATGTCACGACTCTCACCAGTGCGATTTCCCAAGGAGATACTTCATACCTCACAAAGGTTTCTGGCATTGGTGCCAAGAGTGCTCAAAAAATAGTACTTGAGTTAAGTGATAAGGTAGGAGCACTAAGCGAAAACCCGTCACTGAAAGAAGATGCAGACGCAATTGACGCTCTCACCGCAATGGGGTACTCGGTGTCAGAAGCGCGAACCGCGCTTAAAGCTGTTCCAAAAGATGTCGAAGGTGCTAACGCACGCTTAAAGCAGGCATTAAAAGCGCTCGCTCAGTAA
- a CDS encoding UDP-N-acetylmuramoyl-L-alanyl-D-glutamate--2,6-diaminopimelate ligase, whose product MHTLKRLIPKPLYQMIAPLYHHALAWVGAQLYGHPSKKINVVAITGTKGKSSVSELVHSILEHAGYKTALVSTIHFKMGSHSEPNKLKMTMPGRFFLQKFLKKAVDANCDWAVIEMTSEGASQFRHINIETDALIFTNITPEHIESHGSFENYLAAKLSIGKALEKSKKPSRIIVANADDEHGADFLALHVDRALPFTLEYAKPWSTTESGTQITFEGTTIHSPIPGEFTAYNMLAAATFARAIGVGIKHIKAGLEATQLIPGRVEPIAIGQDFKVIVDYAHTIESLEKLYQAFPNKKKICVLGNTGGGRDTWKRPKMAALAEKYCERVILTDEDPYDEDPESIVQEMAAGMNTRPEIIMDRRRAIRAAIELAKGNAESAVLITGKGTDPYIMRANGDKEPWSDATVAREELQAALGDTKSAATI is encoded by the coding sequence ATGCATACACTCAAAAGACTCATACCAAAACCGCTGTACCAAATGATAGCGCCTCTCTACCACCACGCTCTTGCGTGGGTTGGTGCACAATTATACGGACATCCTTCAAAGAAAATAAACGTTGTTGCTATTACTGGCACAAAAGGAAAATCGAGTGTCAGTGAATTGGTACATAGTATATTAGAGCACGCTGGCTACAAGACGGCACTTGTAAGTACTATCCATTTTAAAATGGGATCACATAGTGAGCCCAATAAACTCAAGATGACAATGCCTGGCCGCTTCTTTCTGCAAAAGTTTCTTAAAAAAGCAGTTGACGCCAACTGTGATTGGGCTGTCATTGAAATGACATCTGAAGGTGCTAGCCAGTTTCGTCATATCAACATTGAGACTGATGCGCTCATTTTCACAAATATCACTCCTGAACACATCGAATCCCACGGTTCGTTTGAAAACTATCTTGCTGCAAAACTTTCTATTGGAAAAGCCCTAGAGAAATCGAAAAAACCCTCCCGGATTATTGTGGCAAATGCCGATGATGAACATGGGGCTGATTTCTTAGCACTTCATGTGGACAGAGCGCTACCTTTTACACTTGAGTATGCAAAACCATGGTCTACAACCGAAAGCGGCACACAAATAACATTTGAAGGTACCACCATACACTCTCCTATTCCGGGTGAATTCACTGCATACAACATGCTTGCTGCTGCCACATTCGCACGCGCCATAGGAGTGGGCATCAAGCACATTAAGGCGGGACTTGAAGCAACACAGCTTATTCCAGGACGAGTAGAGCCTATTGCAATTGGTCAAGATTTTAAAGTTATTGTAGATTACGCGCACACCATCGAATCTCTTGAGAAACTCTACCAGGCATTCCCAAACAAAAAGAAAATATGCGTCCTTGGAAACACCGGTGGTGGCCGGGATACATGGAAACGTCCCAAAATGGCAGCACTTGCAGAAAAATACTGCGAACGAGTTATCCTTACTGATGAAGATCCGTATGATGAAGACCCTGAGTCTATCGTGCAAGAAATGGCAGCTGGAATGAACACGAGGCCTGAAATTATAATGGATCGTCGGCGCGCAATTCGAGCAGCAATAGAATTAGCAAAAGGTAATGCCGAGAGTGCAGTGCTTATAACCGGAAAAGGAACTGATCCATATATTATGCGCGCTAACGGTGACAAAGAGCCTTGGAGCGACGCTACTGTGGCACGTGAAGAGTTACAGGCAGCACTTGGTGATACTAAAAGTGCTGCTACTATATAA
- a CDS encoding TrmH family RNA methyltransferase, with amino-acid sequence MNEVIVILHNIRSTHNVGSIFRTADAAGVTKMYLTGYTPKPIDRFGRPQKDIAKTALGGQEYVRWESGDINNVLKDLKKEGFSIISIEQDERSIVLNDFKTLPKMALILGNEVRGVSKQLRDKSDYIVEIPMHGKKESLNVSVTAGIVLFSLSTNT; translated from the coding sequence ATGAATGAGGTTATTGTAATATTGCACAACATACGGAGTACTCACAATGTGGGTTCTATCTTTCGAACAGCTGATGCAGCAGGCGTCACTAAAATGTATCTTACCGGATACACACCTAAGCCAATTGATCGTTTTGGTCGTCCCCAAAAAGATATCGCCAAGACCGCTCTTGGTGGACAAGAGTATGTACGATGGGAATCGGGAGACATTAACAACGTATTAAAAGATTTGAAGAAAGAAGGCTTTAGTATTATATCGATAGAGCAAGATGAGCGATCTATTGTTTTAAACGACTTCAAGACATTGCCCAAGATGGCACTGATACTTGGTAACGAAGTACGAGGGGTGTCGAAGCAGTTGCGCGATAAGAGCGATTACATAGTTGAGATACCAATGCATGGAAAGAAGGAGTCACTGAACGTAAGTGTGACTGCAGGTATTGTTTTGTTTTCACTTAGTACTAATACGTAA
- the tsaE gene encoding tRNA (adenosine(37)-N6)-threonylcarbamoyltransferase complex ATPase subunit type 1 TsaE codes for MADYVLSDFEKSAREYALKLKAHKSGAYVVALHGDLGAGKTTFAQTLARTLGVTGEIVSPTFVIQKNYPLEDQAFSQLIHVDAYRLEEEREMEVLGWNDIIIDPSNLILVEWPEKIEGLLPQNTEHIYLEYINDTTRSISYDKEA; via the coding sequence ATGGCAGACTATGTATTGAGTGATTTCGAGAAAAGTGCTCGCGAATATGCGTTGAAATTGAAAGCACATAAGAGTGGAGCCTATGTTGTAGCGCTTCATGGGGATCTTGGCGCTGGGAAAACTACCTTCGCACAAACACTTGCTCGTACTCTTGGGGTTACTGGTGAAATAGTCAGCCCTACATTTGTGATACAAAAAAATTATCCGTTAGAGGACCAAGCTTTTTCTCAGTTGATACATGTAGATGCGTACCGCCTTGAAGAAGAGAGGGAAATGGAAGTCCTTGGATGGAATGACATAATTATAGACCCATCTAATCTTATTCTTGTTGAGTGGCCAGAAAAGATAGAAGGACTACTTCCACAAAACACTGAGCATATATACTTAGAATACATTAATGATACAACACGTAGCATTTCTTATGACAAAGAAGCCTAA